Below is a genomic region from Gemmatimonadota bacterium.
CGTGCACATGCCCGAAGGGGCGATCCCCAAGGACGGACCTTCCGCCGGCATCACGATCGCGACGGCGCTCTGTTCGGCGCTGACCGGCGTGCCGGTCCGGTGCGACATCGCCATGACGGGCGAGATCACGCTCCGGGGGAACGTCCTGCCCATCGGCGGACTGAACGAGAAACTGATCGCCGCGCTCCGGGCCGGCATCAAGGAAGTGGCGATTCCGCTCCGCAACCGGAAGGACCTGGTGGACGTCCCGCCGGAGGTGAAGGACGGGATCGAAATCATCCCGGTATCGACCATGGACGAAGTCCTCAAACGGACCATGGGCATGACGGTCGTGGAGTCCCGCGTGCCCGCCCTGCTTCCCGCCCAGTCCGTCACTCAGCCGTCCATCAAGCCGGTCTAGCGTTCAGCGGCCCGCCCGGTCCGCTTGGTCCGCCCGGCCCGCCTGGTCCGCCTGCGCCGCTGCCTCCAGATCGGACACCAGTTCGCTACCGCCTTCGATCTCCAGCGTTCTCCGCGTTCCCGCACCGATTTCGATGTGGACCGTTACCGCGTCGGACGGCATGATCCCCGGGAACTTGTCTCCCCATTCGACCAGGCAGACGCACGCGTCCAGGTATTCGTCGAAGCCGAGGTCCAGCACCGATTCCGGGTCGTCCAGGCGGTAGAGATCGAAATGTGCCACGGGGATTCGGCCAGGCTGACCAAGCTGACCGACGTATTCGTTCACGAGGGTGAAGGTGGGACTCGTGACCGGTTCCGCGACGCCGAGGCCCGCGCAGATCCCCTGGATGAAACAGGTCTTCCCCGCGCCCAGGTCGCCGGACACCCGCACCGTGTCCCCCGGCGCCAGCCACGCCGCCAGCCGTCTCCCGACCCGCGCGGTCTGCCCGGGGCCGTCCGTGTCGAAACGGCGCCGCTCGGACCGAGCCTGCGCGTCCCCATGTATCGTAACGTTCAACCGATTTCCTTCAATCCCCCCATGTAGGGGATCAGCACCTCCGGGATGCGGATGCTGCCGCGCCCGGTCTGGTAGTGCTCCAGCACCGCGATGAGGGTCCGCGCCATGCCCATGCCCGATCCGTTCAGGGTATGCACGAACTGGCTCTTCCCGTCCTTGTTCCGGTACCGGATCCCGCTTCTCCGCGCCTGGAAGTCCTCGAAATTGCTGCATGAAGAGACCTCCAGCCACCGGTCTACCCCGGGCGCCCAGGCTTCCAGGTCATAGCACTTGGCCGCCGCGAAACTCAGGTCGCCCGTGCTCAGCGAAACCACGCGGTACGGGATATTCAGCAACTGCAGCACTTCCTCCGCGTCGTTCACCAGCGTCTCCAGTTCATCGTAGGAGGTCTCGGGACGGACGAATTTGACCATCTCCACCTTGTCGAACTGGTGCACCCGGATCAGGCCGCGGGTCTCCCGCCCGTAGGAACCGGCCTCGCGGCGGAAGCAGGGGCTGTAGGCCGTGTAGTAGATGGGCAGGTCGTCCTCGGAGAGGATCTCGTCGCGGTGCATGTTGGTCACCGGGACCTCCGCCGTGGGGATGAGGAACAGGTCGTCCAGGTCGGTCCGGTACATGTCCTCTTCCATCTTCGGCAGCTGGCCCGTGCCGAACATGCTCTGGCGGTTTACGATGTAGGGCGGGATGACTTCCGTGTACCCGTGCTTCTGGATGTGGAGGTCGAGCATGAACTGGATCAGCGCGCGCTGAAGCCGCGCGCCCTCGCCCTTGAAGAGGACGAAGTGGCTGCCCGATATCTTGCCCGCCCTTTGAAAGTCGATGATGTCGAGCGCTTCTCCCAGGTCCCAGTGGGCCTTGCGTTCGAATTCCACCTCGGGCGTGGACCCCCAGCGGCGCACCTCCACGTTGGCGCTTTCGTCGGCGCCGACCGGCACCGAGGGATGGGGTATGTTGGGCAGGCGCTCGAGCACGGACTGCAGGCTGTCCTGGAGGCCGGCCAGGTCGGTGTCGATACCCTTGATGCGCGAGGACACCTCCCGCATCTCCTCGATCCGGGCGGAAGCGTCTTCGCCGTCGCGTTTCATCGAGGCGATTTCGTCGGACACGGTGTTCCGCCGCTGCTTGAGCGACTCGCTCGACTGCAGCAGTTCCCGCCGCCGGGCATCCAGGTCGAGGAAGCCGTCGACGTCGACCCGCTCGTTCTTGTTCGCCGCCGCCTGTTTTACCACGTCGGGGTTATTCCTGACGAATCGCTGGTCTAACATGATCCCTCCGCTACCGGGCGCCTGTTGGAATGGCCGCTGCCCAAGCGCCTTTCGGGTGGGCCGCTGCCCGGGTATTCATTGTTGTCTTGCCGCGATAAACCACGGTAAAATAGGAAGAGGCCTCCGCGCCCGGCAAGCAGAAACGAAGCGGCGGCGCCGATCCGCTCCCGTCAGATTATCACGGTCGTACCGCCGGACGCGCCGGACGCCCCGGCCAGCCCGTTCAGCGCTTCCTGTACTCCAGCATGCCCCAGTGGCAAAGGGCGAAGTCGTATTTGACCGGGTCTTCCGGGTCGAATCTCCGCAGCGCCCGCGTGACCTCCTCGGCCATCTTCCAGTCCGCCTGCTTCCGGGACGTAAGGCCCAGGCGCCTGGAGATCCGCGCTACGTGGGTGTCGATCGGCGTCACCAGGCGGGCGGGCAGGATTCGCGGCCAGAGACCCAGGTCCGGGGCTTCCCGCCGGACCATCCACCGGATGTAGAGGTTCATCCGCTTGCAGGCGCTTCCCGATACCGGGGAGGGCAACAGGTAGCGGATCCCCGTTTTCGTCCCGTGCCGCTCGTGTTGTTCCCCGGGATTGACCTCCCGCGTGAATCCGAGCAGCGTATCGGTGAAATGGGCAAGCGCGGGACCCGTGTGAGTATCCGACGGGCGGTGGCCCGCGGCGAAGAGCGCGCCGAGGGAGCCGTACCGCCGCAGGGCCTTCCCCATGACCGCGGCCAGCGTCGACAGGTCCCGTCCCCGCGTCCACCGGTATACGAACCCGTTAAATCGACTGCCGTCCCGTACCGGGTCGAAATTCATGACGAAGTCCCAGGGCGCGTCGCCCATCCTCCGCAACGCCTCGCCGGCCGCGGCCGTGATCGTTTCGGCCCGGCCGTAGGCCAGCGAAGCCGCGACCAGCCCGGCGATCTCCTGGTCTTCCGGACCTTCGAAGCGTCTCACCACTTCGAGCGGATCGGGCGAGATCATGGAAGGATCGAAGGAACGGTACAGGACATCCAGCCGGTTTCCGATCGCGGTCCAATCGATACGCGTCATGGGGAAACGTCCGGGTTGCGGGCCAGGTTTTAAAAACCAGGGTCCGGTCAGGAGATGGCGTATGCGGCTTGACTTGAATCGATTTGACTTGAATATATTCGTATGTTGCGATTCCCGTAACCCGATTCGTGCCGGTATCCGTACAGTTCCTGCACTGGGCCTGCACCGGTCCTGCAGAGGACGGCCGCGGTCCGGCGGCGAGGCGCGCCTATGAACCCCGAGCAGTTGATTCAGCAAATAGACCGAGGCCGGATCGAAGCGGTATACTTCTTCTCCGGCGACGAGGCGTACCGGAAGGAAGAGGCCGTGGATACGCTGGTCGCCCGTGTCGTCGAGCCGGGGACGGAGGCGTTCTGCGTGGACGTGCTTCGCGGCGACGAAAGCGACGCAGCGGCGATATTGACCTCTGCTTCCCTCGTGCCCATGATGGCCGACCGCAGGGTGGTCGTCGTCAGGGATTTCCACAAGTTGCCGCAAAAGGACCGGGAAGCCGTGGCGGACTACGCGGAGCGGCCCGCGCCGAGTACGGTCCTGGTGCTCGAGGCGCCCAGGGTGAACCTGAAGACCAGGCTGTACGAACGGCTGGCGGCGGCGGCGGTCTCGGTGGTGTTCTACCCGCTGTTTCCGGAGAGGGTCCCTGCCTGGCTTCAGCAGCAGGCGAAGCGTTACGGAAAGCGGCTGACCCCGGAGGCCGCGCACCAGATGCAGGAAATCGTGGGGACGGACCTGGGGGAACTGGCCGGAGAGGTGGAGAAACTGGCCGTGTTCGTCGGCGGCAGGGATACGATTGCGGCCGGCGACGTGGAGAGTACGCTCGGACCCGTTCGCGCGGGAACGGTATTCGACATCGCCGAGGCCGTCGGCGAGAAGGACCTCGCCCGGGCGCTGGTGGCCTACGAGCGTGCGATTGACGGCGGCGACGCGCCCCAGGCCATCGTGGCGCTCTTCGTCCGCCACCTGGTGATCCTCTGGAAGATCAGGTTCCTGAAAAGGGACCGCCGGACGGATGACGACATCAAGAAGAAGCTGCAGCTGGGATGGGGGTTCAACCGGTTCTACAACCGCTATGCCGCGCAGTCCAGGCTGCTGGCGGGCCGGGATCTGCTCAGCGGGTTCGAGGCGCTCTACGAAGCCGATACGGCCCTGAAATCCAGCGCGTTGCCGCCCGAACTCGTCATGCGGCGGCTGTTGTTTACGTTGTGCACCGGGCACGCGGCATAGCGGCAAAGACACGGAGGGCCGGCCAGGCGCCATGGGCGCCGCGATTGTGAAATCGACCGAAGGCATCGTAATCAGGGAACACCGGGGCGTGTTCGACGTGGAGACCCGGCACGGGATCTTCGCCTGCGCGTTGCGCAGCAGGATGAAGAAGGCGCTGATCTATCCGGAACGGGATAACCAGCATCACTCCGTGGAGCAGGTCGGTCGTATCGACGCCGTGAATCCCGTGGCCATCGGTGATCGCGTGCGCGTCGTGGAGGACCAGGGCGAGACCGGCGCCATAGAGGAAGTGCTTCCGCGCCGTTCCAAACTCTCCCGACTCGCCCCCGGCAAGCGGCGCGTCGAACAGATCATGATCGCCAACGCCGACCATCTCGTCGCCGTCTTCTCGGTGCGGGACCCGCGTCCGAACCTGCAGCTGCTGGACCGCCTGCTCGTGGCCGCGGAAGCCGGCAACCTAGCCCCGGTCGTCTGCCTGAACAAGATCGATCTGTCGAAG
It encodes:
- the tsaE gene encoding tRNA (adenosine(37)-N6)-threonylcarbamoyltransferase complex ATPase subunit type 1 TsaE, with product MQQFRGLPGAEKRDPVPEQGREEPVRAYPERIGHGHGADPHRGAGALPDRARQHPHPGGADPLHGGIEGNRLNVTIHGDAQARSERRRFDTDGPGQTARVGRRLAAWLAPGDTVRVSGDLGAGKTCFIQGICAGLGVAEPVTSPTFTLVNEYVGQLGQPGRIPVAHFDLYRLDDPESVLDLGFDEYLDACVCLVEWGDKFPGIMPSDAVTVHIEIGAGTRRTLEIEGGSELVSDLEAAAQADQAGRADQADRAGR
- the serS gene encoding serine--tRNA ligase, encoding MLDQRFVRNNPDVVKQAAANKNERVDVDGFLDLDARRRELLQSSESLKQRRNTVSDEIASMKRDGEDASARIEEMREVSSRIKGIDTDLAGLQDSLQSVLERLPNIPHPSVPVGADESANVEVRRWGSTPEVEFERKAHWDLGEALDIIDFQRAGKISGSHFVLFKGEGARLQRALIQFMLDLHIQKHGYTEVIPPYIVNRQSMFGTGQLPKMEEDMYRTDLDDLFLIPTAEVPVTNMHRDEILSEDDLPIYYTAYSPCFRREAGSYGRETRGLIRVHQFDKVEMVKFVRPETSYDELETLVNDAEEVLQLLNIPYRVVSLSTGDLSFAAAKCYDLEAWAPGVDRWLEVSSCSNFEDFQARRSGIRYRNKDGKSQFVHTLNGSGMGMARTLIAVLEHYQTGRGSIRIPEVLIPYMGGLKEIG
- a CDS encoding TIGR02757 family protein; the encoded protein is MTRIDWTAIGNRLDVLYRSFDPSMISPDPLEVVRRFEGPEDQEIAGLVAASLAYGRAETITAAAGEALRRMGDAPWDFVMNFDPVRDGSRFNGFVYRWTRGRDLSTLAAVMGKALRRYGSLGALFAAGHRPSDTHTGPALAHFTDTLLGFTREVNPGEQHERHGTKTGIRYLLPSPVSGSACKRMNLYIRWMVRREAPDLGLWPRILPARLVTPIDTHVARISRRLGLTSRKQADWKMAEEVTRALRRFDPEDPVKYDFALCHWGMLEYRKR
- the holA gene encoding DNA polymerase III subunit delta codes for the protein MNPEQLIQQIDRGRIEAVYFFSGDEAYRKEEAVDTLVARVVEPGTEAFCVDVLRGDESDAAAILTSASLVPMMADRRVVVVRDFHKLPQKDREAVADYAERPAPSTVLVLEAPRVNLKTRLYERLAAAAVSVVFYPLFPERVPAWLQQQAKRYGKRLTPEAAHQMQEIVGTDLGELAGEVEKLAVFVGGRDTIAAGDVESTLGPVRAGTVFDIAEAVGEKDLARALVAYERAIDGGDAPQAIVALFVRHLVILWKIRFLKRDRRTDDDIKKKLQLGWGFNRFYNRYAAQSRLLAGRDLLSGFEALYEADTALKSSALPPELVMRRLLFTLCTGHAA